A region from the Linepithema humile isolate Giens D197 chromosome 1, Lhum_UNIL_v1.0, whole genome shotgun sequence genome encodes:
- the BTBD9 gene encoding BTB/POZ domain-containing protein 9 isoform X3 — translation MSSHHHLSLSSGEIDHIHFVSEDVGALYLSEKYSDVTIVVRGHKFYSHKLILAARSDYFRALLFGGMKESAQDEIELNTPSLTAFRSLLKYIYTGRMSLANERDEVILDTLALAHLYGFVDLEAAISDYLREILNIKNVCSTLDTALLYHLKFLTKVCLEYMDKHASEIIQHESFLQLSPTALSELISRDSFYAPEIEIFKTVNKWVKANPHVEASEVKALVDALTVQITVPNWKLPHRGRLLVDENVASQMLGAQVLQGEMRSYLLNGDTHNYDMERGYTRHTITDTQEHGILIQLGTQYIINHIKMLLWDRDMRSYSYYIEGSIDQKVWFRIIDHTEYSCRSWQYLYFEPRVALYVRIVGTNNTVNKVFHVVSFEAYYTNHTEKLSRGFIVPTQNIAVTERSACVVEGVSRSRYNLLNGDTSNYDWDSGYTCHQLGSGSILVQLGQPYMIDSMRLLLWDCDNRSYSYYIEVSGNCCNWVLIADKTKESCRSWQTIRFHPPRPVVFIRIVGTHNTANEEIALFQVFHCVHFECPAQLDDKSPKSPTQRGQSSTSSDSSNILPPPPPEVATEAVHIDSDDS, via the exons ATGAGTTCGCATCATCATTTGAGTTTGTCTTCTGGTGAAATAGATCACATCCACTTTGTCTCCGAAGATGTAGGAGCCCTGTACCTTTCGGAAAAGTATTCAGACGTGACGATAGTGGTGAGAGGACACAAATTTTACAGTCACAAGCTGATTCTTGCAGCACGTAGTGATTATTTTCGGGCTCTGTTATTCGGAGGCATGAAGGAATCTGCACAGGACGAAATAGAATTGAATACTCCCTCATTAACCGCATTTAGAAGCCTGCTCAAATATATCTATACTGGACGTATGTCTCTTGCTAACGAACGCGATGAG gtaATATTAGATACCCTCGCGTTAGCTCATTTATATGGATTTGTAGACCTTGAAGCTGCAATATCGGATTATCTTAGAGAAATAttgaacataaaaaatgtatgttcAACTCTAGATACCGCACTCTTGTATCATTTGAAGTTTTTAACTAAG GTTTGCCTTGAATACATGGATAAACATGCATCCGAAATCATTCAACATGAGAGTTTTCTCCAATTGAGCCCAACAGCTCTAAGCGAACTGATTTCTAGAGATTCCTTCTATGCACCGGAAATAGAAATCTTTAAAACTGTAAATAAGTGGGTGAAAGCCAACCCTCATGTTGAAGCAAGTGAAGTGaaag CCCTTGTGGACGCGTTGACCGTGCAGATAACGGTGCCCAACTGGAAACTGCCTCATCGCGGCCGACTGCTTGTCGATGAAAACGTTGCCAGTCAGATGCTCGGTGCTCAAGTTCTACAAGGGGAAATGCGCAGCTATCTGCTTAACGGAGATACGCACAATTACGACATGGAACGTGGCTACACCAGGCACACCATAACCGACACGCAAGAGCATGGGATTCTAATTCAATTAGGGacgcaatatattataaatcatataaaaatgttgctGTGGGATCGAGATATGCGGTCTTATTCTTATTACATAGAG GGATCGATAGATCAAAAAGTTTGGTTCAGGATCATCGATCACACAGAGTATTCTTGTCGCAGTTGgcagtatttatattttgaaccCAGGGTAGCTCTTTATGTTCGTATTGTAGGAACTAATAACACAGTGAACAAG GTTTTTCACGTCGTTAGTTTTGAAGCGTATTATACAAATCATACGGAGAAACTTTCAAGAGGCTTTATCGTGCCAACGCAAAATATTGCTGTTACGGAAAGAAGCGCCTGTGTCGTTGAGGGTGTGAGCAG GTcacgttataatttattgaacgGAGACACATCCAATTACGATTGGGACAGCGGTTACACGTGTCATCAACTCGGTTCTGGATCGATTCTGGTGCAATTAGGCCAACCGTATATGATAGATTCTATGCG ATTATTACTTTGGGACTGCGATAATCGCTCCTACTCATATTACATAGAAGTGTCGGGCAATTGCTGCAACTGGGTATTAATTGCCGACAAAACGAAAGAGTCCTGTCGGTCTTGGCAAACGATACGTTTCCATCCACCCCGTCCAGTAGTTTTTATACGCATAGTAGGAACTCACAATACTGCGAACGAg GAAATTGCGTTGTTTCAGGTGTTTCACTGTGTTCACTTCGAATGTCCAGCGCAATTGGATGATAAATCTCCGAAATCACCAACACAACGAGGACAATCGTCAACATCATCGGATAGTAGTAATATCTTACCCCCTCCGCCTCCCGAGGTCGCTACGGAAGCAGTTCATATCGATAGCGATGACTCGTAA
- the BTBD9 gene encoding BTB/POZ domain-containing protein 9 isoform X1, whose amino-acid sequence MSSHHHLSLSSGEIDHIHFVSEDVGALYLSEKYSDVTIVVRGHKFYSHKLILAARSDYFRALLFGGMKESAQDEIELNTPSLTAFRSLLKYIYTGRMSLANERDEVILDTLALAHLYGFVDLEAAISDYLREILNIKNVCSTLDTALLYHLKFLTKVCLEYMDKHASEIIQHESFLQLSPTALSELISRDSFYAPEIEIFKTVNKWVKANPHVEASEVKAHLRLPLMGELDILLTVRSSKLFSDTALVDALTVQITVPNWKLPHRGRLLVDENVASQMLGAQVLQGEMRSYLLNGDTHNYDMERGYTRHTITDTQEHGILIQLGTQYIINHIKMLLWDRDMRSYSYYIEGSIDQKVWFRIIDHTEYSCRSWQYLYFEPRVALYVRIVGTNNTVNKVFHVVSFEAYYTNHTEKLSRGFIVPTQNIAVTERSACVVEGVSRSRYNLLNGDTSNYDWDSGYTCHQLGSGSILVQLGQPYMIDSMRLLLWDCDNRSYSYYIEVSGNCCNWVLIADKTKESCRSWQTIRFHPPRPVVFIRIVGTHNTANEEIALFQVFHCVHFECPAQLDDKSPKSPTQRGQSSTSSDSSNILPPPPPEVATEAVHIDSDDS is encoded by the exons ATGAGTTCGCATCATCATTTGAGTTTGTCTTCTGGTGAAATAGATCACATCCACTTTGTCTCCGAAGATGTAGGAGCCCTGTACCTTTCGGAAAAGTATTCAGACGTGACGATAGTGGTGAGAGGACACAAATTTTACAGTCACAAGCTGATTCTTGCAGCACGTAGTGATTATTTTCGGGCTCTGTTATTCGGAGGCATGAAGGAATCTGCACAGGACGAAATAGAATTGAATACTCCCTCATTAACCGCATTTAGAAGCCTGCTCAAATATATCTATACTGGACGTATGTCTCTTGCTAACGAACGCGATGAG gtaATATTAGATACCCTCGCGTTAGCTCATTTATATGGATTTGTAGACCTTGAAGCTGCAATATCGGATTATCTTAGAGAAATAttgaacataaaaaatgtatgttcAACTCTAGATACCGCACTCTTGTATCATTTGAAGTTTTTAACTAAG GTTTGCCTTGAATACATGGATAAACATGCATCCGAAATCATTCAACATGAGAGTTTTCTCCAATTGAGCCCAACAGCTCTAAGCGAACTGATTTCTAGAGATTCCTTCTATGCACCGGAAATAGAAATCTTTAAAACTGTAAATAAGTGGGTGAAAGCCAACCCTCATGTTGAAGCAAGTGAAGTGaaag CACATTTGAGACTGCCTTTGATGGGGGAGTTGGATATTCTGCTTACCGTGAGATCATCCAAATTATTCTCGGATACAGCCCTTGTGGACGCGTTGACCGTGCAGATAACGGTGCCCAACTGGAAACTGCCTCATCGCGGCCGACTGCTTGTCGATGAAAACGTTGCCAGTCAGATGCTCGGTGCTCAAGTTCTACAAGGGGAAATGCGCAGCTATCTGCTTAACGGAGATACGCACAATTACGACATGGAACGTGGCTACACCAGGCACACCATAACCGACACGCAAGAGCATGGGATTCTAATTCAATTAGGGacgcaatatattataaatcatataaaaatgttgctGTGGGATCGAGATATGCGGTCTTATTCTTATTACATAGAG GGATCGATAGATCAAAAAGTTTGGTTCAGGATCATCGATCACACAGAGTATTCTTGTCGCAGTTGgcagtatttatattttgaaccCAGGGTAGCTCTTTATGTTCGTATTGTAGGAACTAATAACACAGTGAACAAG GTTTTTCACGTCGTTAGTTTTGAAGCGTATTATACAAATCATACGGAGAAACTTTCAAGAGGCTTTATCGTGCCAACGCAAAATATTGCTGTTACGGAAAGAAGCGCCTGTGTCGTTGAGGGTGTGAGCAG GTcacgttataatttattgaacgGAGACACATCCAATTACGATTGGGACAGCGGTTACACGTGTCATCAACTCGGTTCTGGATCGATTCTGGTGCAATTAGGCCAACCGTATATGATAGATTCTATGCG ATTATTACTTTGGGACTGCGATAATCGCTCCTACTCATATTACATAGAAGTGTCGGGCAATTGCTGCAACTGGGTATTAATTGCCGACAAAACGAAAGAGTCCTGTCGGTCTTGGCAAACGATACGTTTCCATCCACCCCGTCCAGTAGTTTTTATACGCATAGTAGGAACTCACAATACTGCGAACGAg GAAATTGCGTTGTTTCAGGTGTTTCACTGTGTTCACTTCGAATGTCCAGCGCAATTGGATGATAAATCTCCGAAATCACCAACACAACGAGGACAATCGTCAACATCATCGGATAGTAGTAATATCTTACCCCCTCCGCCTCCCGAGGTCGCTACGGAAGCAGTTCATATCGATAGCGATGACTCGTAA
- the BTBD9 gene encoding BTB/POZ domain-containing protein 9 isoform X2: MSSHHHLSLSSGEIDHIHFVSEDVGALYLSEKYSDVTIVVRGHKFYSHKLILAARSDYFRALLFGGMKESAQDEIELNTPSLTAFRSLLKYIYTGRMSLANERDEVILDTLALAHLYGFVDLEAAISDYLREILNIKNVCSTLDTALLYHLKFLTKVCLEYMDKHASEIIQHESFLQLSPTALSELISRDSFYAPEIEIFKTVNKWVKANPHVEASEVKAHLRLPLMGELDILLTVRSSKLFSDTALVDALTVQITVPNWKLPHRGRLLVDENVASQMLGAQVLQGEMRSYLLNGDTHNYDMERGYTRHTITDTQEHGILIQLGTQYIINHIKMLLWDRDMRSYSYYIEGSIDQKVWFRIIDHTEYSCRSWQYLYFEPRVALYVRIVGTNNTVNKVFHVVSFEAYYTNHTEKLSRGFIVPTQNIAVTERSACVVEGVSRSRYNLLNGDTSNYDWDSGYTCHQLGSGSILVQLGQPYMIDSMRLLLWDCDNRSYSYYIEVSGNCCNWVLIADKTKESCRSWQTIRFHPPRPVVFIRIVGTHNTANEVFHCVHFECPAQLDDKSPKSPTQRGQSSTSSDSSNILPPPPPEVATEAVHIDSDDS; the protein is encoded by the exons ATGAGTTCGCATCATCATTTGAGTTTGTCTTCTGGTGAAATAGATCACATCCACTTTGTCTCCGAAGATGTAGGAGCCCTGTACCTTTCGGAAAAGTATTCAGACGTGACGATAGTGGTGAGAGGACACAAATTTTACAGTCACAAGCTGATTCTTGCAGCACGTAGTGATTATTTTCGGGCTCTGTTATTCGGAGGCATGAAGGAATCTGCACAGGACGAAATAGAATTGAATACTCCCTCATTAACCGCATTTAGAAGCCTGCTCAAATATATCTATACTGGACGTATGTCTCTTGCTAACGAACGCGATGAG gtaATATTAGATACCCTCGCGTTAGCTCATTTATATGGATTTGTAGACCTTGAAGCTGCAATATCGGATTATCTTAGAGAAATAttgaacataaaaaatgtatgttcAACTCTAGATACCGCACTCTTGTATCATTTGAAGTTTTTAACTAAG GTTTGCCTTGAATACATGGATAAACATGCATCCGAAATCATTCAACATGAGAGTTTTCTCCAATTGAGCCCAACAGCTCTAAGCGAACTGATTTCTAGAGATTCCTTCTATGCACCGGAAATAGAAATCTTTAAAACTGTAAATAAGTGGGTGAAAGCCAACCCTCATGTTGAAGCAAGTGAAGTGaaag CACATTTGAGACTGCCTTTGATGGGGGAGTTGGATATTCTGCTTACCGTGAGATCATCCAAATTATTCTCGGATACAGCCCTTGTGGACGCGTTGACCGTGCAGATAACGGTGCCCAACTGGAAACTGCCTCATCGCGGCCGACTGCTTGTCGATGAAAACGTTGCCAGTCAGATGCTCGGTGCTCAAGTTCTACAAGGGGAAATGCGCAGCTATCTGCTTAACGGAGATACGCACAATTACGACATGGAACGTGGCTACACCAGGCACACCATAACCGACACGCAAGAGCATGGGATTCTAATTCAATTAGGGacgcaatatattataaatcatataaaaatgttgctGTGGGATCGAGATATGCGGTCTTATTCTTATTACATAGAG GGATCGATAGATCAAAAAGTTTGGTTCAGGATCATCGATCACACAGAGTATTCTTGTCGCAGTTGgcagtatttatattttgaaccCAGGGTAGCTCTTTATGTTCGTATTGTAGGAACTAATAACACAGTGAACAAG GTTTTTCACGTCGTTAGTTTTGAAGCGTATTATACAAATCATACGGAGAAACTTTCAAGAGGCTTTATCGTGCCAACGCAAAATATTGCTGTTACGGAAAGAAGCGCCTGTGTCGTTGAGGGTGTGAGCAG GTcacgttataatttattgaacgGAGACACATCCAATTACGATTGGGACAGCGGTTACACGTGTCATCAACTCGGTTCTGGATCGATTCTGGTGCAATTAGGCCAACCGTATATGATAGATTCTATGCG ATTATTACTTTGGGACTGCGATAATCGCTCCTACTCATATTACATAGAAGTGTCGGGCAATTGCTGCAACTGGGTATTAATTGCCGACAAAACGAAAGAGTCCTGTCGGTCTTGGCAAACGATACGTTTCCATCCACCCCGTCCAGTAGTTTTTATACGCATAGTAGGAACTCACAATACTGCGAACGAg GTGTTTCACTGTGTTCACTTCGAATGTCCAGCGCAATTGGATGATAAATCTCCGAAATCACCAACACAACGAGGACAATCGTCAACATCATCGGATAGTAGTAATATCTTACCCCCTCCGCCTCCCGAGGTCGCTACGGAAGCAGTTCATATCGATAGCGATGACTCGTAA